AAGGTTTAAAGAACACAAATCTTACTACTAATGAAACTCAACTTTCATAAATTTCGTGCATGCCAATTCTGAAAACAAGTTTAATTTTATTGGCATGTTGGATAACTTGAGCTAATCTGACCAATGTTGATGGTCAATCACCCCACTACAGAGTACAATGGTAACGACATAAGACTGTTTGCCTGCATAGCTATCCAGCAGCAAGAAATACcatattgaaaaattttatgtTTGATGGAACAATAAGGCAGAAATTACTTGGGCACGAAAAAATAGGTACCCAGAAATCATAtagcatgtatatatacatgtgatAGATAGAGCctaaaaacaaataaataaatgcaGAAGTCCAAATCCAAAAGAGGCTTTGCATTGATGGAGTTTTTGGGACCGACAAGCCAATTCTGTATAGATACAATTGGAATATTCTTATAACCAATATGCATGCAACAAAAATCTTGAAGAGCAGGCATTTATGATGCAATCATCTTGCATACAGAAAGATTCCAAGCTTTCTATTTAAACTTAAACTTTGCTAAGTCGGGATATTtattcaatcaaaaaaaattgttGGTAATAAAAAGTATGATTACTATGAGAAAGTAGAAAGACATTGCTCCATCAATCTGTGTCTACCTTAGATGAAGAAAAGAATAGGATTTAAAAGTTCAATGCATATCACTAATAGATCCATTGGTGTATGAGCCAAAATAGACATGTAAATCTAGAAGACTAATAGTAAATCACAATATTGCTACAAAATATAATGTTGACAAATACCGCCCATTTGCCATGACAAAGCATACAATTGGTCACCTTGTATTCTACATGgcccatgaaaaataaaaaaaaaataagtgagCTGAAAAAAATGAGTGGACCTATGACCCATTCTCTTTATGCCCACCTTTCTTTCCCTACATTAGCTCTATTTAACGCTACATTAGCTATGACTGTGTTCAACTTACAAACTGCTGCTTGACCGAGAATTTTAAATGCAGTAAATGACCAACTTTACCACTCAaatagaagaaggaattgatagTTGTTATCACCACTAGGGACAAAGCAGTTACCTTGCCACAGACTGGACAGGCATCACTTCTCTCCAACCACTCATATACACAACTAAGGTGGTAATGATGAGTGCACTGCAGTACAATCCTTGGATTTTCTGAAGTATATTCTGCAGACAAATGATTATGGCAGATGCAAATGAGCATACATTCAATATCACAAATACATGCTGAAACaaactattttattttctgaAACAAACTATTTTATTTTCGAAAGCACCTAGAGTTTCAACAGTTGAAATTAAACCTTACTTCTTGGCCAACGCTGATTAGCATCTATAAGAAAAacagatatttgatatttctaaaaTAACTAGTTAAAGTTTTTTTAATGAAACTGGCTAATTCAATAGCAATGTCATAAAGTAATTATTTATTAAGGATCACAAGAAAGAAATACAGAATGATGCAGAGCTAGAGGCTCACAGTACCAGACTACCAGTACGCTTGAGTTTGACTTGGACAAATTTAAAAggaaatataataaaaatcactAGAAAACATACATTAATACTATTAGTAGTAGGAACCCTTGTAGATGCAAGCCAACCTAGTAGAAACCAGCTGGGGGTTTGGGTTAATAGCTTATAGAACAGGCATAGTTAAAGCTCTAAACAAAAGTAATAAAATGATCAGATACAGGGGATGCATATAACATGTTTTATCACCAATATACAAACATAAGTAGGTCTGTGAGATCTATTACACATGACATTGGTTAAAGAGGGGGGAAAAAAAGATGCTGCATTATGCTCTGCATCCATCAACAATATGTACAACTACATGAAGCTAACAAAGCTTAGAAATCATTACAATAAAGAAGCAATCAAAGCTTCCTATATTTTTTAAACATGAAGCAGATGCCAATTTATAGTGTTCCATGTCAGGCAAGTCAACCACAGGTCCCTCAGGTTAACCTGCCACAGGGTCTTCTGGAAAAGAAAATCAACCTGGTGCAAGCTAAGGTCAGGTGTATCAAACCTAAACAAATAGAAGGCTGGTTCGTTCCTAAACTAAATCTTAAGGATGGATTCAAGAATCATGAGAGAAGATCATCTTTCATGATGGATATACATTAGAAATCAAAGTAGATGAAGGTGTGATTTCCAAAAATGTCGGTAGTGTTGTGTTATGTGCAGGCAATTCATATGTAACCGAAAGAAAATTATGGAATGTACCAAGGTTTGCCATCTCGGTAATGCACTCTGTATCACTACCATGGTATAGTGTCAGTACATCTGGTATGGCAGTCAGTTTGGCAGACCGACACTCAATACGCTTCCTGTACTGCATACAGGTTCAATACTGGTACAGTCTGGTACACTCAATATGCACCGATACCGGCCATTATATTATACCATGGAATGTACCAAAGACAACATCAGATGAATAAGATAGCAAAGTCATGAAAAAAAACCAATTGCATATATCAAGGTGCGCTTGTAATTTATTTCAGTAGGTACATAAGATGCCAGGACTAATGCCAAACCAAGAGAAAATGCATGAGTCATCACTAGGGAAGGTTTGTAAAACAGACTCATGTCGTCTCTCAAAAGAATAATTATGTCATACACTTTAAAACAAAGGTTCCTTGGATTCTTACATCTTAAATATTAAGATTGCGGAACAGTGAATGTTTTAAAAAAGAGAATTAATTATGAGACTACAAAGATCAAGAAATGAAGGCTCAAGGAAGTCTTGACAAGGCTTGGAGAATTTTTCTAAAGGCAGTACCATACTTACAAGAGCAAGCATGGTTTTTCATTCCTTCATCAAGCATATCTGGGATGAGAAGAATAATGGGATTTTCAACAATGCAAAGCTATCAAATGTCCAAAGGCTCAAGCTGATAGAATATCAAGATGTAGTGATAATAAGTCCTAAAGTTAAACTGAAGACATCTTTGAATTTGGTCATGATTGTTGGTCATAGATAAAAAGGGGAAAACTTTAGTGTGGGAAAAGAGGCTTACCTAAAAATGTAGCGGTAGAACTGCAGATCTTGGAATGAAAACGTCATTACTTTTCTTCTTTTGGATTGTTTGGGTTGTTATACAATGTATGCCATCCCGGTTTTAAAAATGAATACCTCAAATAATTTCAAAATAGAACCATAAAGACCAGATAAACATTATTACCTGCAAATATGAAACATTAAGAAAAGAACTACAAACATGTTGCCCATTTAAAGTAGCTAAGCAACAGGGGCATAAAGACATCAGAAGTACTTGCAAGAAAGCCATCGAGTAAAATCACTCTAGTAGTTTTTATGTTGGATGTCATGGTCATGAAGCAAATCTTGGAACCTAACAATGCATATGCATAAGTCCCAACATCCTAGTTTGGAAGAAGTCCACAAATATTTGTTAGACTTCATATTTCTAAACAAGATGTATTCCTTGTACAACATGACAACAAAATGGTAAACGGATATCCACGTAGGGACTGAAAGTCCTAACAATAAGGCAAGCTATTCTACAAGAAAAATCAACTAATACATGTAGCCACCACAACAGGTTTCTGATCCAAGGATTGCAGTACCATAACAAGCACGAACCAAGATGGTTAATGGTCTTGGAACAGGATTTTGCTTGACCCGGTGCAACCAATCTTTACCGCACTGAACTGCCTGGAGCTGCTCGGTTCCAAGCGGTTTGGCTTGGTAAGGGCTCCTTACAAATTTGGGGCCTAAATAATTGGAGAAAGGAATCCAGAACCTTTTTCTCCCTCAATTTCAAGAtaagagagaaaaggagaggaggaGATGAGAAAGGGAGAGATAGAGTGGAAGGCTGAGATGTTCCTCTGATCCAGATATTTCTTGCTTCGATTTTTTCCTGTCACATCCTGTAAATGGACAgatattgaaaaatatagagaaacAATGCTATAATGTtatattttggcatgattttgttAGCCAGATCTATGCAATGGTAGGGTGGCTATCAAGTTGGGTCAGATTGGATACGAATTGCATTGGATGTAGGTCGGTTCAAAAATCTGCCAACCCAAACCCGGCTTGTTTATTAAACAAGTCAAAAATCCAATTCCGAACCTAACCACTTTATTAAACAAGTAACCCAACCTGACCCAtataacctatttaataaatgagcTGAATCaagttaaacaagttaaatgggCTAACCGATATGGCCTAAATGGGTTTTAAACAAGCTACGTGGGTCATAGATGGGTTAAATAGGTCGGGtcatgacctaatctaattgttaaataggttaaacaggttaaaggGTTAAACCTGAAACCAACTCAATTAATAAACAGGTCTAGGTGGGTTGACCCATATATGACCTGGACCTATTTATGCTAACCCTGAACTTGCTTAATGCAGGTCAGTTTGCCGGTCAGATTGGTGGATTGGATCATAAATTGCCACCTCTatgcaatttcttttttttttgatttcttgatGTTCATTATATAGTCAAACCATTCTTTAGACATGTAACATGAAAGATTAAAGTATACTATATCTAAACATTGAAAGCAAACTCATAGAATACTATCTTTCCACTCAAAACTAAATAAAGAAAGCTCTAAAAaactagaaataaaaaatatatattttggtgTATTGATATGGAACAGTATGGTATGGTACCATATCTTACTGGTCTTCTGCTGGTACACAGTCTGATACCAAGAATGCAGACCTTTTTTCTATCCACCAATTGTCCTTCTAGGTTAATTGCAGGTGCTTTCTTACCTGGAGTTGCCTTGATCAAGAAGTGAATGCCAAATGAAAGCATAGATGTCAAGTTGAGAGCTGGTCATGAAACCTTCTCAAACTTTGATGGATGACATCCTAATCCATAAAGTCAATACTCAGtacaatataaatattataagtcCAGTCATTAAATAGGTTTAGGGTTTACTAactagaatatatagctgcagcTTCTGATGCCATTACCTGATCAAGGACTCTGTAGTATTCATCAAGAATTGCTTTGAATCCCCCCTTATCATTACAGTATGGCAAGATCTTTCTCTCATCAGTAAGGTCTCACCAGAGTAAGATGTTGCCTTTCTCACAGTAACAAGAATATTTTTGAAGGGCTTGTTAATACAATCTAATGAAGAAGCTTAAAATTCCGGATAAAGAAAAAAGCTAAACAGGATAATTTATTTCAGAGAGTAAAAGCTCCCAACAGAACAGCATATGTGCAATGATCCTGAAGTCTGTCATACTACCAAATAATTAGGGACATATAGTGTTATCTGCTCCTTGTGTGACCCCTTCATTTCAGTATTTTGTATATATTTTCCTCAGTCCATGTACTACTCTACTGCTTAATCCTATAGGATACAACTTGAATTTGCATAACCAATAAAACAGAGAATCAAATTTGTTCATTTGGGCAAGGCAGATAGAGCTGATAAACGAGATATCTGATAAGAAATCTTGAGGTTAGCTTGTAAAGACAACATATAATACACGATTGCTGTTATCTACCTTCAAGACATGTTGGACAcacatcttcatcttcagatgaagGGAAAAAATAAGTGGCTCCCTTTGTGTCTTCTGTCAAGGGATGCTTCAGTGAGGACTCAGAACGGCACAACTTGGAACCCCCTTCACAGTTAGATCCATGCCACTTGTCTAGTCTGCTCCTTGATTCTATGTCAGCATCATTACTATTTCTCCTTAGTGGTTCAGTTTCCTCATGGCAATGGCTTGAGGACTTATCACGCCTTGAGATAAGTCCATCATGTTGCAGCCGTGAGCACCTAGGATCATCATAAGGTAAAGGCCTTGGAGGAGTGCGATAGGTATCTGGTATAGAATCATCTGTGACTAGTGCGGCAGAAGCTATAGGAGCAGTCCCCTGCACAGATGAAGGGATAGCACGCACTTCCCCGCTTTGAAATAAAGCAGTGTACTGCAAAGATGAAAGAAAAAGACAGCTTACCACATGCACATCATACATTTCAAATAAGTCTACTTATCAAGATACTTTAAATATCAAAAACAGTGTATGACACTAAATTCAACACCAGACTGCACAATATCCGCAACCAGCTTATTCACTATCACAAGATGATCACCCAAGTTCACAAATTATGGATGTTAAATTTGTCCATGTCAAGGGTATAATTTATTATCTCCTGCTACACATGGAAGGAGACACAAAGgtatataaatttagatataagatAAGCACCCTTGAAATAAATTAAGTGCACTTGTTCTCAAAAAGATATAAACAAAAGTGCAACATATTTTTGAGCTGAATGTGGGAATGTATCTTACCTTCACGTGCATGAGCATAGGGAAAGACAATTCTTCAAGTATATAACTATTTATAATGTTCCAAAGGAGTGCATATCGTGTGATAAAAACATGATGATTTCAATAACCTTCAGAAACATGAGGTAAATTTCTTTAGATGGACAGTTATTGAATGTTTGTAGTTGTAACCTGATTTTCATGGCAAGTGTTACTTTAAATAGACAGTAGCCTATCATGATCCAAGATTATGCAAAACACGAGATTTAATACCTGCAAGAATGGATAGATATACTTCCCATGTTCCCTCCAGACAAGTTAACTTTCACAAACATCTATAAGCACACTAGCTACTTCTCTAAAAAAGGTAATCACACTGGTTACCACAAGTAGATTGTAGCAGGTAATGATAGAAATATCAACCCAAGCATAGTAAGTATTC
This genomic window from Elaeis guineensis isolate ETL-2024a chromosome 13, EG11, whole genome shotgun sequence contains:
- the LOC105056067 gene encoding E3 ubiquitin-protein ligase At3g02290 isoform X1, with the translated sequence MGSVCSCLHIEDFEGYTHANASVYRQCICLRCLAQQLIHAYTALFQSGEVRAIPSSVQGTAPIASAALVTDDSIPDTYRTPPRPLPYDDPRCSRLQHDGLISRRDKSSSHCHEETEPLRRNSNDADIESRSRLDKWHGSNCEGGSKLCRSESSLKHPLTEDTKGATYFFPSSEDEDVCPTCLEEYTSENPRIVLQCTHHYHLSCVYEWLERSDACPVCGKMMVFNETT
- the LOC105056067 gene encoding E3 ubiquitin-protein ligase At3g02290 isoform X2, whose translation is MGSVCSCLHIEDFEGYTHANASVYRQCICLRCLAQQLIHAYTALFQSGEVRAIPSSVQGTAPIASAALVTDDSIPDTYRTPPRPLPYDDPRCSRLQHDGLISRRDKSSSHCHEETEPLRRNSNDADIESRSRLDKWHGSNCEGGSKLCRSESSLKHPLTEDTKGATYFFPSSEDEDVCPTCLEGNNVYLVFMVLF
- the LOC105056067 gene encoding E3 ubiquitin-protein ligase At3g02290 isoform X3 encodes the protein MGSVCSCLHIEDFEGYTHANASVYRQCICLRCLAQQLIHAYTALFQSGEVRAIPSSVQGTAPIASAALVTDDSIPDTYRTPPRPLPYDDPRCSRLQHDGLISRRDKSSSHCHEETEPLRRNSNDADIESRSRLDKWHGSNCEGGSKLCRSESSLKHPLTEDTKGATYFFPSSEDEDVCPTCLEGNILLW